A genomic segment from Aegilops tauschii subsp. strangulata cultivar AL8/78 chromosome 1, Aet v6.0, whole genome shotgun sequence encodes:
- the LOC109775933 gene encoding ethylene-responsive transcription factor FZP-like: MQMLPETRGHRSSGVGGGGAGAGGRADAAAQGHYRGVRKRPWGRYAAEIRDPWKKTRVWLGTYDTAVDAALAYDRAAVALRGPKARTNFAGGHLAPHQQQQACLLAPRPPARPFGGRLDVAHPSPWHFVYFPSRLQEFLAQPLPAGDARDAAPSPPSTVLELRTGPSSCPQFDLNEPPSLMFGS; the protein is encoded by the coding sequence ATGCAAATGCTGCCGGAGACGAGGGGGCACCGGAGCAGCGGCGtcggaggcggcggcgccggggcGGGAGGGAGGGCGGACGCGGCGGCGCAGGGGCACTACCGCGGGGTGCGGAAGCGGCCGTGGGGCCGGTACGCGGCGGAGATCCGGGACCCGTGGAAGAAGACGCGGGTGTGGCTCGGCACCTACGACACCGCCGTCGACGCCGCGCTCGCCTACGACCGCGCCGCCGTCGCGCTGCGCGGGCCCAAGGCCAGGACCAACTTCGCCGGCGGCCACCTCGCCCCGCACCAGCAGCAGCAGGCGTGCCTCCTGGCTCCCCGGCCGCCGGCGCGGCCCTTCGGCGGGCGCCTCGACGTCGCCCACCCGTCCCCCTGGCACTTCGTCTACTTCCCGTCCAGGCTGCAGGAGTTCCTCGCGCAGCCGCTGCCGGCGGGTGACGCGAGggacgccgccccgtcgccgccgtccACGGTGCTGGAGCTCCGGACGGGGCCCAGCAGCTGCCCCCAGTTCGACCTCAACGAGCCGCCGTCGCTCATGTTTGGGTCGTGA